A single genomic interval of Cucumis sativus cultivar 9930 chromosome 7, Cucumber_9930_V3, whole genome shotgun sequence harbors:
- the LOC101203553 gene encoding uncharacterized protein LOC101203553, translated as METIEEPNIIAKTFLKLDLNQKSSSHPTYSNTFVKSASLDLDQNSCFKPTASQFSGTGLAFERKKPPNLVSLCVGVIGKHLEDIIPDLDVISANFPSDVKQSIAAIARRRELLNDDVIISLVDSSWETLDVSGSEVSDFGLAEIGKTCKSLRAVDISRCNKITAAGVSELVQHCCSLETLRCGGCPRSDYTARRSLDIFKPRLDDIEGDSWEELDTAEIANGAQSLRWLVWPKVDKDSLEIFSTECPRITINPKPSPFGFRGKQVPGEALPNIALDEHTIVDIDPKTWAVGRSTARAPISPSNTSELSLAEKFRLAFVERDTRLAPKRAKNARQHQRRAEREWMTTSTRAKALALASQASKSLQSRT; from the exons ATGGAAACAATCGAAGAACCCAATATCATTGCGAAAACTTTTCTAAAACTTGATTTGAATCAGAAATCCAGTTCCCACCCTACTTATTCTAATACCTTCGTTAAATCTGCGTCTCTCGATTTGGATCAGAATTCCTGTTTCAAGCCTACTGCATCTCAATTCTCCG GAACAGGATTGGCCTTTGAAAGGAAGAAACCTCCAAATTTAGTCAGTTTGTGCGTTGGGGTTATTGGCAAGCATTTGGAAGATATAATTCCCGACTTAGATGTGATTAGTGCCAACTTTCCGTCAGATGTAAAG CAATCTATAGCAGCAATTGCACGAAGAAGAGAGTTACTGAACGATGATGTTATTATCTCCCTAGTAGATAGTTCGTGGGAAACCCTGGATGTTTCTGGTTCAGAAGTTTCTGATTTTGGGTTAGCAGAAATTGGCAAGACATGCAAATCTCTTAGAGCTGTGGATATTAG TCGATGCAACAAGATAACAGCTGCTGGTGTTTCTGAGCTCGTTCAGCATTGTTGTTCCTTGGAAACACTACGTTGCGG AGGGTGTCCGAGAAGTGATTACACGGCACGAAGGTCCTTGGATATTTTTAAACCAAGGCTGGATGATATAGAAGGAGATTCATGGGAGGAGCTTGATACAGCTGAAATTGCCAATGGGGCACAATCCCTTCGGTGGTTGGTCTGG CCAAAAGTAGATAAAGATTCCTTGGAGATTTTCTCCACAGAATGCCCGCGCATTACAATAAACCCAAAGCCATCGCCTTTCGGTTTCAGGGGGAAGCAAGTTCCAGGGGAAGCATTGCCAAACATTGCATTAGATGAACACACCATAGTTGATATTGATCCCAAAACATGGGCAGTGGGCAGATCCACAGCAAGGGCCCCAATTTCTCCATCAAACACCTCAGAGTTGTCTTTAGCTGAGAAATTCAGACTTGCATTTGTGGAAAGGGACACTCGGTTAGCTCCAAAACGAGCTAAAAATGCAAGGCAACATCAAAGGCGTGCGGAGAGGGAGTGGATGACGACGAGTACAAGAGCCAAGGCACTGGCTTTGGCCTCTCAAGCAAGTAAAAGTTTGCAGAGTCGTACTTAG
- the LOC105436118 gene encoding histone acetyltransferase KAT6B has translation MDGGRTALTTALWRSFRNGDFEEEDVWNVLNEKSKTTSYHSSFPTDSSIMESPFLPSASRMIPRPNGGVGAQIGSIPQWSKTERRKNPRNRKVCWDEEDDEDGVVEGGGSEEEEDEEEEEEEEEEEEGIGKRVPPHELIAKRLARAQISSFSVFEGAGRTLKGRDLSKVRNAVLTKTGFLESL, from the coding sequence ATGGACGGCGGCAGAACTGCCCTAACCACCGCTCTCTGGCGGTCCTTCAGAAACGGCGATTTCGAAGAAGAAGACGTCTGGAATGTTCTCAACGAGAAATCCAAAACCACCTCCTATCATTCCAGTTTCCCCACCGATTCATCCATTATGGAATCCCCCTTTCTCCCCTCCGCTTCCAGAATGATTCCGAGGCCCAACGGCGGCGTGGGTGCTCAAATTGGGTCCATTCCGCAGTGGTCGAAAACcgagagaagaaaaaaccctAGGAATAGGAAAGTGTGTTGGGATGAAGAGGATGATGAGGATGGAGTAGTTGAGGGCGGCGGTAGcgaggaggaggaggatgaagaagaagaagaagaagaagaagaagaagaagaaggaattgGGAAGAGAGTTCCGCCGCATGAATTGATAGCAAAGAGATTGGCTAGGGCTCAGATATCGTCGTTCTCGGTGTTTGAAGGAGCTGGAAGAACTTTGAAAGGAAGGGATCTGAGTAAAGTAAGAAATGCTGTTCTAACCAAAACTGGATTTCTTGAATCCCTATGA